A region of Candidatus Schekmanbacteria bacterium DNA encodes the following proteins:
- a CDS encoding cyclic nucleotide-binding domain-containing protein: MKIKEDLSKISIFKNLTKKEISEIEAIMHKRFVKDMEVIAQAGEPPLAIYIIKSGRIDYVVGKTGEEGEIVESYKDGDVVGEICIFDDNPRPSTLIARGDSEIYGIFKYDLEEVMRKNPKLGYKILKNLGEKLAKRIHELTLLLKEKIDRTSD; this comes from the coding sequence ATGAAAATTAAGGAAGACCTTTCAAAGATATCCATCTTTAAAAATCTTACAAAGAAAGAAATATCAGAGATTGAAGCAATAATGCACAAACGCTTTGTAAAAGATATGGAAGTCATTGCCCAAGCAGGGGAGCCTCCCCTTGCTATATATATCATAAAGTCAGGGCGAATAGACTATGTTGTAGGTAAAACAGGTGAAGAGGGAGAAATAGTTGAAAGTTACAAAGATGGAGATGTGGTAGGTGAAATTTGTATCTTTGACGATAACCCGCGACCTTCAACACTGATAGCACGCGGGGATTCAGAAATTTACGGAATATTTAAATATGATTTAGAAGAGGTTATGAGAAAAAATCCTAAACTTGGATATAAAATTCTTAAAAACTTGGGAGAGAAGTTAGCCAAAAGAATTCACGAGCTTACACTTCTTTTAAAGGAAAAAATTGATCGGACTTCAGACTAA
- a CDS encoding AI-2E family transporter, which yields MAERIVIPAKYPQKYLTRDISLIIVFFLLVLLGAYYLRKPLASFYVAAVISYIIHPVVDFIEMLGFRRIVAVIVVFAVLGGGLIIGISSLGPLFIKQVDDIKMKLPEYKVKMQEIGKSIEKRLYKIQFYIREKFPFFDSLHIAEKVIPTALSYVSSSLLDIPALSTFFGIITLVIFVPFFSFFLVLESRTLKKYLVSIVPNRYFEVFVNLLYNINKQIETYLGGVIIEAFIVGFLSTVGLYFLDVNFFLFIGIVVGIINVVPYLGPLVGSLLAIIVTLLDKGSFSAVLQVIVLFIIIRLVDDLVIIPLVISRAMKTHPVIVLMAILVGEYFLGIVGMILAVPFYQIVKIILTEIKGIAARYTLA from the coding sequence ATGGCTGAAAGAATTGTAATTCCTGCTAAATATCCTCAAAAGTATCTTACACGAGATATATCATTGATAATTGTTTTCTTTTTATTGGTTTTATTGGGCGCCTATTATTTGCGAAAGCCCCTTGCTTCTTTTTATGTAGCAGCTGTCATATCCTATATTATCCATCCAGTTGTCGATTTTATAGAGATGTTGGGTTTTAGAAGAATTGTAGCCGTAATCGTTGTTTTTGCCGTGTTAGGAGGAGGATTGATTATAGGAATCTCATCTTTGGGGCCTCTCTTTATCAAACAGGTCGATGATATCAAGATGAAGCTTCCTGAATATAAAGTCAAGATGCAGGAAATTGGCAAATCAATTGAAAAACGGCTTTATAAGATTCAATTCTATATTCGTGAAAAATTTCCATTCTTTGATAGTCTTCACATTGCAGAGAAAGTTATACCGACAGCGCTTTCTTATGTTAGTTCATCATTGCTTGATATACCTGCCCTTTCAACCTTTTTTGGTATCATAACATTGGTTATTTTCGTTCCTTTTTTTTCATTCTTTCTTGTTCTTGAGAGTAGAACTTTGAAAAAATATTTGGTCAGCATCGTGCCAAACCGCTATTTTGAGGTTTTTGTAAATTTGCTTTACAACATTAACAAACAGATAGAAACTTATCTCGGAGGAGTGATTATTGAAGCCTTTATAGTCGGCTTTTTATCCACAGTTGGCTTATATTTTTTAGATGTGAATTTTTTCCTTTTCATAGGCATTGTTGTCGGAATAATCAATGTTGTCCCCTATCTTGGACCTTTGGTTGGCAGTCTCCTTGCAATAATAGTAACTCTTTTAGATAAAGGGTCATTTTCTGCTGTGCTTCAAGTGATAGTCCTTTTTATCATTATAAGACTCGTTGATGACCTTGTAATAATTCCACTTGTCATATCACGTGCAATGAAGACTCACCCTGTAATAGTATTGATGGCTATACTTGTAGGTGAA